The Sardina pilchardus chromosome 19, fSarPil1.1, whole genome shotgun sequence genome window below encodes:
- the sytl2b gene encoding serine/arginine repetitive matrix protein 2 isoform X2 — MIDLSHLTEEEQGVIKEVLRRDAELKKAEEERVKQLQSLLIEENKLKYMTGEWFYEVKSQRHQDRIHGSEIIWASMRQKKQDFTRSLERPRRGSGIDGAMATLKPYSQQTIEAQEQSDRKSESLPSEARRDSLRLSMRSPKLRHNPFNNVQVEFDTERPHPQLSNGTQSSSKTQEREILSSQRELVREVKVEEPEAPAKRPAPVPRKRTKLPRTMSSGTESSRSGVTSPTTSMTSMTRGILKPASSCSSVDSHQREPSGVEAVQESEPGGLQRREEEREEEVMRVERRDEGKRRFVPVSVEDSPEERRTSEEMTQQHTVISQADGVQQREITSRSHEGHLREATSRSNAAQQKEATSRADEGHMSETLPQMSRPKTDVSRGMGLSVFSQPEAWKPSVGKAQRLSTSPGSSGAKTVWAPNPDQLPREKPASQIAQHGWRESSTERSQLIKDNQDLPAKDTNTDSLKTVEGTMQESKRTPLPSTLDVVEKPADTERSKSPVAPVSKTSKLTVEEGDSIAKVLEWFNRSTDSSNRHDTDSVHDLEDTKDDITDSEEEAKAVVVKPAANVYTIIPRQEKPKEKKKLIPDDICWADEQSVDLSDEAPEQRDAQRESPTITVRPFQPGVSRDGSYQLQPAANTVPTPETTYQTQHFSQSPPQPETSYQPQRSTQSPLQTDTTYQPQHFSQSPPLPETSYQPQRSTQSPLQTETTYKFKSSIQSPLQKETSHQSKHSIQSPLQTESRYQSKRSIQSPPQTDTTYQSKSSIQSPLQTETTYQSKSSIQSPLQTETTYQSKSTIQSPLQTEATYQSKSSVLSPLQKETNYQSKRSIQSPIQPETSYQSQRSIQSPLQRETTTETNRTTYQSKHPIQSAVKTETTYQPQRPVSPTPNKEATIQAHPPVHSVLKTETAFKVEQYRPEAQKQGTPRLEEVPVPRGPEAKARGITRQDSQEERPKIANLKSFWEKGISGPKILISRTNLNADKKTMPDPQMDLGQTGRDQVEEPLKSVQNFEIRSMSTSLNPRNEEKPQRKQIIEIKAYEERGIEVTPIEQKYMNVKPEDERVSERTSSTQRSDTFEASSRIKKDVTSSEVRTSPFPLHTSRFAKRVSEEAMKYSHTPLSEDTTKYSHAPASGYTMKYSHTSTSEDAMNYPRTEDGMKSGDAIKYSRTANEPPAPSARPEAVPKAEERDEETPPGSRSLSRTSTPVLPSSPVLPAKQNTQLLENRRERLKQLKSFWESEVGESKLYSGRSRDTESKSNQSFGSSSLNKRFTKSAFDLRSMGLSFNDDFDDASEEHSFSGFTMKDKTEKPAPGDTNFRSLKTFWSGSPTVQTRSKSPTSKDRLQGSKSPPAKPHEMAGAPRAASPQQWKPNPNSTSSYRVSDEMSDKSYGRPREESWHSKASSANREEHPASPSLKSRHKSRDEGGTSSRRASVDSRSGKSSHRTSSVEPEQNRKTAPQHQSRRNSEQVSLSSALGLKNRSGQQPRRTSTGNLNERAGSMRRASSMYSLAVREDEEQTSPKPSKRGQELSSTKPKKMPEFGLSFAKKASEVGRSREKLNERRPSNERRPSRTYEDSDSQPLARSFIPRDYQHYLGIPDKTGTCPAAAPPPEPQEEVCTSFSDQQGCEWSHSGCPARSSTPVGTEEVGGRRGSLGPRPTYSVPTNEEFNQESPRSSISGSWTSSRKNSKCEEDLDGPVQRALRRAGIRPTFTKSLEDITAATGPERESEKASIFMHSSGDASPSASTLTSSFSESEHMRRMSKSVPSFLQEDASDDSDSVESSLRGRRPQRVGVSFTNLSGSSGMASVSSVSGSVMSVCSGDFGGVEVQGTIQFTLNYVQKLKEFHIFVVQCKNLAVVDSKRNRSDPYVKSYLIPDKAGLGKRKTSVKKKTVNPLFNEILRYRVRIDYLKSQVLNLSVWHHDTFGKNSFLGEVEMDLSVWDFNNTQMNYMSLKARTTSSTHPTEYRGEMRLAIRYLPQMSYSKTPSNSGEVHIWVKDCKNLPLVRGATIDPYVKCFVLPDTSRKSRQKTRVLKRTDCPVFNHTMVYDGFQPEDLKEACVELTAWDRDRLANHFLGGLRLGLGTGKSYGALVDWMDSTGLEVALWERMMDSPTEWVEDVLPLRVLMTHANK, encoded by the exons GAAAAGTGAGAGTCTGCCGTCAGAGGCTCGTCGGGACTCCCTGAGGCTGTCTATGCGCTCCCCCAAG CTGAGGCATAACCCGTTTAATAACGTACAAGTGGAGTTTGATACAGAGAGGCCTCATCCTCAGCTGTCCAATGGGACTCAGAGTTCTAGCAAAACACAGGAGCGAG AGATTCTCTCTTCCCAGAGAGAGCTGGTCAGGGAGGTGAAAGTTGAGGAACCCGAGGCACCAGCAAAGCGACCGGCCCCGGTGCCGAGAAAGAGAACCAAGCTGCCCAGGACAATGAGCTCAGGCACAGAGAGCAGCAGGTCAGGGGTCACGAGCCCCACGACCTCTATGACCTCCATGACCCGCGGCATCCTGAAGCCGGCCTCCAGCTGCAGTTCTGTCGACTCCCACCAGAGGGAGCCTTCGGGGGTGGAGGCGGTGCAGGAGAGTGAACCAGGGGGGTtgcagaggagggaggaggagagagaggaagaagtgaTGCGggttgagaggagagatgaggggaaaCGGCGCTTTGTACCAGTGTCAGTTGAAGACAGTCCAGAGGAACGGCGGACATCAGAGGAGATGACTCAGCAGCACACGGTCATCTCACAGGCAGATGGAGTTCAGCAGAGAGAGATCACTTCAAGGTCGCATGAAGGTCACCTGAGAGAGGCCACCTCAAGGTCAAATGCAGCTCAGCAGAAGGAAGCCACCTCAAGGGCAGATGAAGGTCATATGAGCGAGACCCTGCCTCAGATGAGCCGGCCCAAAACTGATGTTTCCCGAGGCATGGGCCTATCGGTATTCTCGCAGCCAGAGGCCTGGAAGCCGTCTGTGGGCAAAGCACAGcgcctctccacctcccccggCTCTAGCGGGGCCAAGACTGTATGGGCACCCAACCCAGACCAGCTGCCCCGAGAGAAGCCTGCCTCCCAGATCGCACAGCACGGGTGGAGAGAGTCCAGCACTGAGAGGTCACAGCTAATAAAAGACAACCAAGACCTCCCAGCAAAGGATAccaacacagactcactcaaGACTGTAGAAG GTACAATGCAGGAATCAAAGAGGACTCCCCTCCCATCTACACTAGATGTGGTGGAGAAGCCAGCTGACACTGAAAGATCCAAATCCCCTGTTGCACCGGTCTCGAAGACCTCTAAGCTCACAGTGGAGGAGGGGGACTCCATCGCCAAGGTACTGGAGTGGTTTAACAGGAGCACCGACAGCAGCAACCGGCATGACACAGACTCTGTTCATGACCTGGAGGATACCAAGGATGACATCACAGACTCAGAGGAGGAGGCCAAAGCAGTGGTGGTAAAGCCAGCGGCAAACGTTTACACCATAATCCCCAGGCAGGAGAAGcccaaggagaagaagaagctaATCCCGGATGATATCTGCTGGGCGGATGAGCAGAGCGTGGACCTCTCTGATGAGGCTCCAGAACAGAGGGACgcccagagagagagccccACCATCACAGTCCGTCCGTTTCAGCCCGGTGTGAGCAGGGATGGCTCCTACCAGCTCCAACCAGCTGCAAACACTGTGCCCACACCAGAGACCACCTACCAAACACAACACTTCAGCCAATCCCCACCCCAGCCAGAGACTAGCTACCAGCCACAACGCTCCACCCAATCACCACTCCAAACAGACACCACCTACCAACCACAGCACTTCAGCCAATCCCCACCCCTGCCAGAGACTAGCTACCAGCCTCAACGCTCCACCCAATCACCGCTCCAAACAGAGACCACTTACAAATTCAAATCTTCAATTCAGTCACCCCTCCAAAAAGAGACTAGCCACCAATCCAAACACTCAATTCAATCCCCACTTCAAACAGAGAGTAGATACCAATCCAAACGCTCAATCCAATCACCACCCCAAACAGACACCACCTACCAATCCAAATCATCAATCCAGTCACCACTCCAAACAGAGACCACCTACCAATCCAAATCATCAATCCAGTCACCACTCCAAACAGAGACCACCTACCAATCCAAATCAACAATCCAGTCACCACTCCAAACAGAGGCCACCTACCAATCCAAATCATCAGTCCTATCACCACTCCAAAAAGAGACTAACTACCAATCAAAGCGCTCAATTCAGTCACCAATCCAACCAGAGACAAGCTACCAATCCCAACGCTCCATCCAATCCCCACTTCAAAGAGAGACAaccacagaaacaaacagaacaaCATACCAATCCAAACATCCCATCCAGTCTGCAGTTAAAACAGAAACAACTTACCAGCCGCAACGTCCAGTCAGTCCTACGCCCAACAAAGAGGCAACAATCCAGGCCCATCCTCCAGTCCACTCAGTGCTCAAGACAGAAACAGCATTCAAAGTGGAGCAGTACAGGCCTGAGGCACAGAAGCAGGGTACTCCCAGACTAGAGGAGGTCCCTGTCCCAAGGGGACCCGAGGCAAAAGCTAGAGGTATCACCCGTCAGGACAGCCAGGAAGAGAGGCCGAAAATCGCCAACCTGAAGTCCTTCTGGGAGAAGGGCATCAGCGGCCCAAAGATCCTGATCAGCAGAACGAACTTAAACGCGGACAAGAAAACGATGCCTGATCCACAGATGGACCTTGGACAGACTGGCAGAGATCAAGTTGAAGAACCACTGAAGTCTGTCCAGAATTTTGAAATTAGGTCCATGAGCACCTCCTTAAACCCCCGCAATGAAGAGAAACCACAGAGGAAGCAGATTATAGAAATAAAGGCATACGAGGAGAGGGGAATTGAGGTCACGCCAATTGAACAAAAGTATATGAATGTAAAGCCTGAGGATGAGAGGGTTTCAGAAAGGACATCTTCTACTCAGAGGAGTGATACATTTGAGGCAAGCAGTCGTATCAAGAAAGATGTTACCTCCTCAGAGGTGAGGACATCCCCATTTCCTCTCCATACCAGCCGATTTGCAAAGAGGGTGAGTGAAGAGGCCATGAAGTACTCCCATACCCCTTTAAGCGAAGACACCACAAAGTACTCCCATGCCCCTGCAAGTGGATACACCATGAAGTACTCCCATACCTCCACAAGTGAAGATGCCATGAACTACCCCCGTACTGAAGATGGGATGAAAAGTGGAGATGCCATTAAGTACTCCCGTACGGCCAATGAGCCTCCTGCTCCCTCAGCCCGTCCAGAAGCAGTCCCGAAAGCTGAAGAACGTGATGAGGAAACGCCACCTGGATCGAGATCTCTGTCAAGAACAAGCACCCCGGTTCTTCCTTCAAGTCCAGTGTTGCCGGCCAAGCAGAACACCCAGCTTTTAGAGAACCGGAGAGAGAGGTTAAAGCAGCTCAAGTCTTTTTGGGAGAGTGAAGTAGGTGAATCCAAACTCTATAGTGGCAGatcaagagacacagagagcaagTCGAACCAGTCCTTTGGCTCCTCCTCTCTGAATAAAAGGTTCACTAAGTCTGCTTTTGACCTGAGATCCATGGGCCTCAGTTTCAACGATGATTTCGATGATGCCTCAGAAGAGCACAGCTTTTCCGGTTTCACTATGAAAGATAAGACTGAGAAACCAGCTCCAGGAGACACCAATTTTAGGAGTCTCAAAACCTTCTGGTCAGGATCTCCCACAGTGCAAACCAGATCAAAGTCCCCAACATCCAAGGACAGGCTCCAAGGGTCCAAAAGCCCCCCAGCAAAGCCTCACGAAATGGCTGGAGCTCCACGGGCGGCTTCcccacaacagtggaagcccaACCCCAACTCAACTTCCTCATACCGAGTGTCAGACGAGATGTCGGATAAGTCCTATGGAAGGCCCAGGGAAGAGAGCTGGCACAGCAAAGCATCTTCAGCCAATCGAGAAGAACACCCCGCTTCCCCCTCACTGAAGAGCCGACACAAAAGCAGGGATGAAGGTGGCACCAGCAGCCGAAGGGCCTCGGTAGACAGCAGGTCAGGCAAGTCAAGCCACAGAACCTCCAGTGTGGAACCAGAGCAGAATCGAAAGACAGCGCCTCAACATCAGTCCCGCCGGAACTCGGAGCAGGTGTCCCTCAGCAGCGCCCTTGGCCTGAAGAATCGATCGGGTCAGCAGCCACGCAGAACCAGCACAGGGAACCTGAACGAAAGAGCTGGCAGCATGCGCAGGGCTAGTAGCATGTACTCCCTGGCCGTCAGGGAGGACGAGGAGCAGACCTCGCCCAAGCCCTCAAAGAGGGGCCAAGAGCTAAGCTCCACAAAGCCCAAGAAGATGCCAGAGTTTGGCCTGAGCTTCGCCAAGAAGGCGTCCGAGGTGGGGAGGAGCAGGGAGAAGCTGAACGAGAGGCGGCCATCTAATGAGAGGCGGCCGTCGCGGACGTACGAGGACAGCGATTCGCAGCCGCTGGCGCGCTCCTTCATCCCACGGGACTACCAGCACTACTTGGGCATCCCGGACAAGACAGGCACGTGCCCAGCGGCAGCACCGCCCCCAGAGCCGCAGGAGGAGGTGTGCACGTCCTTCTCTGACCAACAGGGCTGCGAGTGGAGCCACAGTGGCTGTCCGGCCCGGTCCAGCACGCCCGTCGGGACAGAGGAGGTGGGCGGGAGGAGGGGCAGCCTGGGGCCACGCCCCACTTACAGTGTACCAACCAATGAGGAGTTCAACCAGGAGTCTCCAAGGAGCAGCATCTCAGGGAGCTGGACGTCCTCACGGAAAAACTCCAAGT GTGAGGAGGATCTTGACGGTCCAGTTCAAAGGGCCCTTAGGAGGGCAGGGATCCGGCCTACCTTCACCAAGAGCCTGGAAGACATCACCGCGGCAACAG GgccagagagggaaagtgagaagGCCAGCATCTTCATGCACAGTAGTGGCGatg cctcCCCGTCCGCCTCCACCCTGACCTCCTCCTTCTCGGAGTCGGAGCACATGAGGAGGATGAGCAAGTCAGTGCCCTCGTTCCTGCAGGAGGAT GCCTCAGATGACAGTGATTCAGTGGAGAGCAGCTTAAGAGGGCGTCGGCCTCAAAGAGTGGGCGTGTCCTTCACTAACCTCAGCGGTTCCTCTGGCATGGCGTCTGTCTCGTCC GTAAGCGGGAgtgttatgagtgtgtgcagtggggacTTTGGTGGAGTTGAAGTCCAGGGTACCATCCAGTTCACACTCAACTACGTGCAGAAGCTGAAGGAGTTCCACATCTTCGTGGTGCAGTGCAAGAACCTGGCCGTAGTTGATTCCAAGAGGAACCGCTCCGACCC ATACGTGAAGAGTTATCTCATACCTGACAAAGCCGGCCTTGGCAAACGCAAGACATCTGTGAAGAAGAAGACGGTTAACCCCTTGTTCAATGAGATTCTTCGG tATCGGGTCCGAATAGATTACCTGAAGAGCCAGGTGCTCAACCTGTCTGTATGGCACCATGACACGTTTGGGAAGAACAGCTTCTTAGGTGAGGTGGAGATGGACCTGTCTGTGTGGGACTTCAACAACACCCAGATGAACTACATGTCCCTCAAAGCCAGG acGACATCCAGCACTCATCCCACAGAGTACAGAGGGGAGATGAGACTGGCCATTCGCTACCTGCCCCAGATGTCTTACT CCAAAACGCCCTCAAACTCTGGTGAAGTTCACATCTGGGTGAAAGACTGCAAGAATCTCCCACTTGTCCGAGGAGCGACTATCGACCCCTATGTGAAGTG TTTTGTGCTGCCTGACACAAGCAGGAAGAGTCGCCAGAAGACACGGGTTCTGAAGCGGACGGACTGCCCTGTCTTCAACCACACCATGGTGTACGACGGCTTCCAGCCAGAGGACCTGAAAGAAGCCTGTGTCGAGCTCACTGCCTGGGACCGGGACCGGCTGGCCAATCACTTCCTGGGAGGCTTGAGGCTCGGACTGGGCACTG GGAAGAGCTACGGTGCGCTGGTGGACTGGATGGACTCCACTGGCCTGGAGGTGGCGCTGTGGGAGCGGATGATGGATTCCCCAACTGAATGGGTGGAGGACGTGCTGCCCCTCAGAGTTCTGatgacacacgcaaacaaataa
- the sytl2b gene encoding serine/arginine repetitive matrix protein 2 isoform X3, with the protein MIDLSHLTEEEQGVIKEVLRRDAELKKAEEERVKQLQSLLIEENKLKYMTGEWFYEVKSQRHQDRIHGSEIIWASMRQKKQDFTRSLERPRRGSGIDGAMATLKPYSQQTIEAQEQSDRKSESLPSEARRDSLRLSMRSPKLRHNPFNNVQVEFDTERPHPQLSNGTQSSSKTQEREILSSQRELVREVKVEEPEAPAKRPAPVPRKRTKLPRTMSSGTESSRSGVTSPTTSMTSMTRGILKPASSCSSVDSHQREPSGVEAVQESEPGGLQRREEEREEEVMRVERRDEGKRRFVPVSVEDSPEERRTSEEMTQQHTVISQADGVQQREITSRSHEGHLREATSRSNAAQQKEATSRADEGHMSETLPQMSRPKTDVSRGMGLSVFSQPEAWKPSVGKAQRLSTSPGSSGAKTVWAPNPDQLPREKPASQIAQHGWRESSTERSQLIKDNQDLPAKDTNTDSLKTVEVGTMQESKRTPLPSTLDVVEKPADTERSKSPVAPVSKTSKLTVEEGDSIAKVLEWFNRSTDSSNRHDTDSVHDLEDTKDDITDSEEEAKAVVVKPAANVYTIIPRQEKPKEKKKLIPDDICWADEQSVDLSDEAPEQRDAQRESPTITVRPFQPGVSRDGSYQLQPAANTVPTPETTYQTQHFSQSPPQPETSYQPQRSTQSPLQTDTTYQPQHFSQSPPLPETSYQPQRSTQSPLQTETTYKFKSSIQSPLQKETSHQSKHSIQSPLQTESRYQSKRSIQSPPQTDTTYQSKSSIQSPLQTETTYQSKSSIQSPLQTETTYQSKSTIQSPLQTEATYQSKSSVLSPLQKETNYQSKRSIQSPIQPETSYQSQRSIQSPLQRETTTETNRTTYQSKHPIQSAVKTETTYQPQRPVSPTPNKEATIQAHPPVHSVLKTETAFKVEQYRPEAQKQGTPRLEEVPVPRGPEAKARGITRQDSQEERPKIANLKSFWEKGISGPKILISRTNLNADKKTMPDPQMDLGQTGRDQVEEPLKSVQNFEIRSMSTSLNPRNEEKPQRKQIIEIKAYEERGIEVTPIEQKYMNVKPEDERVSERTSSTQRSDTFEASSRIKKDVTSSEVRTSPFPLHTSRFAKRVSEEAMKYSHTPLSEDTTKYSHAPASGYTMKYSHTSTSEDAMNYPRTEDGMKSGDAIKYSRTANEPPAPSARPEAVPKAEERDEETPPGSRSLSRTSTPVLPSSPVLPAKQNTQLLENRRERLKQLKSFWESEVGESKLYSGRSRDTESKSNQSFGSSSLNKRFTKSAFDLRSMGLSFNDDFDDASEEHSFSGFTMKDKTEKPAPGDTNFRSLKTFWSGSPTVQTRSKSPTSKDRLQGSKSPPAKPHEMAGAPRAASPQQWKPNPNSTSSYRVSDEMSDKSYGRPREESWHSKASSANREEHPASPSLKSRHKSRDEGGTSSRRASVDSRSGKSSHRTSSVEPEQNRKTAPQHQSRRNSEQVSLSSALGLKNRSGQQPRRTSTGNLNERAGSMRRASSMYSLAVREDEEQTSPKPSKRGQELSSTKPKKMPEFGLSFAKKASEVGRSREKLNERRPSNERRPSRTYEDSDSQPLARSFIPRDYQHYLGIPDKTGTCPAAAPPPEPQEEVCTSFSDQQGCEWSHSGCPARSSTPVGTEEVGGRRGSLGPRPTYSVPTNEEFNQESPRSSISGSWTSSRKNSKCEEDLDGPVQRALRRAGIRPTFTKSLEDITAATGPERESEKASIFMHSSGDASPSASTLTSSFSESEHMRRMSKSVPSFLQEDVRSPDPQLL; encoded by the exons GAAAAGTGAGAGTCTGCCGTCAGAGGCTCGTCGGGACTCCCTGAGGCTGTCTATGCGCTCCCCCAAG CTGAGGCATAACCCGTTTAATAACGTACAAGTGGAGTTTGATACAGAGAGGCCTCATCCTCAGCTGTCCAATGGGACTCAGAGTTCTAGCAAAACACAGGAGCGAG AGATTCTCTCTTCCCAGAGAGAGCTGGTCAGGGAGGTGAAAGTTGAGGAACCCGAGGCACCAGCAAAGCGACCGGCCCCGGTGCCGAGAAAGAGAACCAAGCTGCCCAGGACAATGAGCTCAGGCACAGAGAGCAGCAGGTCAGGGGTCACGAGCCCCACGACCTCTATGACCTCCATGACCCGCGGCATCCTGAAGCCGGCCTCCAGCTGCAGTTCTGTCGACTCCCACCAGAGGGAGCCTTCGGGGGTGGAGGCGGTGCAGGAGAGTGAACCAGGGGGGTtgcagaggagggaggaggagagagaggaagaagtgaTGCGggttgagaggagagatgaggggaaaCGGCGCTTTGTACCAGTGTCAGTTGAAGACAGTCCAGAGGAACGGCGGACATCAGAGGAGATGACTCAGCAGCACACGGTCATCTCACAGGCAGATGGAGTTCAGCAGAGAGAGATCACTTCAAGGTCGCATGAAGGTCACCTGAGAGAGGCCACCTCAAGGTCAAATGCAGCTCAGCAGAAGGAAGCCACCTCAAGGGCAGATGAAGGTCATATGAGCGAGACCCTGCCTCAGATGAGCCGGCCCAAAACTGATGTTTCCCGAGGCATGGGCCTATCGGTATTCTCGCAGCCAGAGGCCTGGAAGCCGTCTGTGGGCAAAGCACAGcgcctctccacctcccccggCTCTAGCGGGGCCAAGACTGTATGGGCACCCAACCCAGACCAGCTGCCCCGAGAGAAGCCTGCCTCCCAGATCGCACAGCACGGGTGGAGAGAGTCCAGCACTGAGAGGTCACAGCTAATAAAAGACAACCAAGACCTCCCAGCAAAGGATAccaacacagactcactcaaGACTGTAGAAG TAGGTACAATGCAGGAATCAAAGAGGACTCCCCTCCCATCTACACTAGATGTGGTGGAGAAGCCAGCTGACACTGAAAGATCCAAATCCCCTGTTGCACCGGTCTCGAAGACCTCTAAGCTCACAGTGGAGGAGGGGGACTCCATCGCCAAGGTACTGGAGTGGTTTAACAGGAGCACCGACAGCAGCAACCGGCATGACACAGACTCTGTTCATGACCTGGAGGATACCAAGGATGACATCACAGACTCAGAGGAGGAGGCCAAAGCAGTGGTGGTAAAGCCAGCGGCAAACGTTTACACCATAATCCCCAGGCAGGAGAAGcccaaggagaagaagaagctaATCCCGGATGATATCTGCTGGGCGGATGAGCAGAGCGTGGACCTCTCTGATGAGGCTCCAGAACAGAGGGACgcccagagagagagccccACCATCACAGTCCGTCCGTTTCAGCCCGGTGTGAGCAGGGATGGCTCCTACCAGCTCCAACCAGCTGCAAACACTGTGCCCACACCAGAGACCACCTACCAAACACAACACTTCAGCCAATCCCCACCCCAGCCAGAGACTAGCTACCAGCCACAACGCTCCACCCAATCACCACTCCAAACAGACACCACCTACCAACCACAGCACTTCAGCCAATCCCCACCCCTGCCAGAGACTAGCTACCAGCCTCAACGCTCCACCCAATCACCGCTCCAAACAGAGACCACTTACAAATTCAAATCTTCAATTCAGTCACCCCTCCAAAAAGAGACTAGCCACCAATCCAAACACTCAATTCAATCCCCACTTCAAACAGAGAGTAGATACCAATCCAAACGCTCAATCCAATCACCACCCCAAACAGACACCACCTACCAATCCAAATCATCAATCCAGTCACCACTCCAAACAGAGACCACCTACCAATCCAAATCATCAATCCAGTCACCACTCCAAACAGAGACCACCTACCAATCCAAATCAACAATCCAGTCACCACTCCAAACAGAGGCCACCTACCAATCCAAATCATCAGTCCTATCACCACTCCAAAAAGAGACTAACTACCAATCAAAGCGCTCAATTCAGTCACCAATCCAACCAGAGACAAGCTACCAATCCCAACGCTCCATCCAATCCCCACTTCAAAGAGAGACAaccacagaaacaaacagaacaaCATACCAATCCAAACATCCCATCCAGTCTGCAGTTAAAACAGAAACAACTTACCAGCCGCAACGTCCAGTCAGTCCTACGCCCAACAAAGAGGCAACAATCCAGGCCCATCCTCCAGTCCACTCAGTGCTCAAGACAGAAACAGCATTCAAAGTGGAGCAGTACAGGCCTGAGGCACAGAAGCAGGGTACTCCCAGACTAGAGGAGGTCCCTGTCCCAAGGGGACCCGAGGCAAAAGCTAGAGGTATCACCCGTCAGGACAGCCAGGAAGAGAGGCCGAAAATCGCCAACCTGAAGTCCTTCTGGGAGAAGGGCATCAGCGGCCCAAAGATCCTGATCAGCAGAACGAACTTAAACGCGGACAAGAAAACGATGCCTGATCCACAGATGGACCTTGGACAGACTGGCAGAGATCAAGTTGAAGAACCACTGAAGTCTGTCCAGAATTTTGAAATTAGGTCCATGAGCACCTCCTTAAACCCCCGCAATGAAGAGAAACCACAGAGGAAGCAGATTATAGAAATAAAGGCATACGAGGAGAGGGGAATTGAGGTCACGCCAATTGAACAAAAGTATATGAATGTAAAGCCTGAGGATGAGAGGGTTTCAGAAAGGACATCTTCTACTCAGAGGAGTGATACATTTGAGGCAAGCAGTCGTATCAAGAAAGATGTTACCTCCTCAGAGGTGAGGACATCCCCATTTCCTCTCCATACCAGCCGATTTGCAAAGAGGGTGAGTGAAGAGGCCATGAAGTACTCCCATACCCCTTTAAGCGAAGACACCACAAAGTACTCCCATGCCCCTGCAAGTGGATACACCATGAAGTACTCCCATACCTCCACAAGTGAAGATGCCATGAACTACCCCCGTACTGAAGATGGGATGAAAAGTGGAGATGCCATTAAGTACTCCCGTACGGCCAATGAGCCTCCTGCTCCCTCAGCCCGTCCAGAAGCAGTCCCGAAAGCTGAAGAACGTGATGAGGAAACGCCACCTGGATCGAGATCTCTGTCAAGAACAAGCACCCCGGTTCTTCCTTCAAGTCCAGTGTTGCCGGCCAAGCAGAACACCCAGCTTTTAGAGAACCGGAGAGAGAGGTTAAAGCAGCTCAAGTCTTTTTGGGAGAGTGAAGTAGGTGAATCCAAACTCTATAGTGGCAGatcaagagacacagagagcaagTCGAACCAGTCCTTTGGCTCCTCCTCTCTGAATAAAAGGTTCACTAAGTCTGCTTTTGACCTGAGATCCATGGGCCTCAGTTTCAACGATGATTTCGATGATGCCTCAGAAGAGCACAGCTTTTCCGGTTTCACTATGAAAGATAAGACTGAGAAACCAGCTCCAGGAGACACCAATTTTAGGAGTCTCAAAACCTTCTGGTCAGGATCTCCCACAGTGCAAACCAGATCAAAGTCCCCAACATCCAAGGACAGGCTCCAAGGGTCCAAAAGCCCCCCAGCAAAGCCTCACGAAATGGCTGGAGCTCCACGGGCGGCTTCcccacaacagtggaagcccaACCCCAACTCAACTTCCTCATACCGAGTGTCAGACGAGATGTCGGATAAGTCCTATGGAAGGCCCAGGGAAGAGAGCTGGCACAGCAAAGCATCTTCAGCCAATCGAGAAGAACACCCCGCTTCCCCCTCACTGAAGAGCCGACACAAAAGCAGGGATGAAGGTGGCACCAGCAGCCGAAGGGCCTCGGTAGACAGCAGGTCAGGCAAGTCAAGCCACAGAACCTCCAGTGTGGAACCAGAGCAGAATCGAAAGACAGCGCCTCAACATCAGTCCCGCCGGAACTCGGAGCAGGTGTCCCTCAGCAGCGCCCTTGGCCTGAAGAATCGATCGGGTCAGCAGCCACGCAGAACCAGCACAGGGAACCTGAACGAAAGAGCTGGCAGCATGCGCAGGGCTAGTAGCATGTACTCCCTGGCCGTCAGGGAGGACGAGGAGCAGACCTCGCCCAAGCCCTCAAAGAGGGGCCAAGAGCTAAGCTCCACAAAGCCCAAGAAGATGCCAGAGTTTGGCCTGAGCTTCGCCAAGAAGGCGTCCGAGGTGGGGAGGAGCAGGGAGAAGCTGAACGAGAGGCGGCCATCTAATGAGAGGCGGCCGTCGCGGACGTACGAGGACAGCGATTCGCAGCCGCTGGCGCGCTCCTTCATCCCACGGGACTACCAGCACTACTTGGGCATCCCGGACAAGACAGGCACGTGCCCAGCGGCAGCACCGCCCCCAGAGCCGCAGGAGGAGGTGTGCACGTCCTTCTCTGACCAACAGGGCTGCGAGTGGAGCCACAGTGGCTGTCCGGCCCGGTCCAGCACGCCCGTCGGGACAGAGGAGGTGGGCGGGAGGAGGGGCAGCCTGGGGCCACGCCCCACTTACAGTGTACCAACCAATGAGGAGTTCAACCAGGAGTCTCCAAGGAGCAGCATCTCAGGGAGCTGGACGTCCTCACGGAAAAACTCCAAGT GTGAGGAGGATCTTGACGGTCCAGTTCAAAGGGCCCTTAGGAGGGCAGGGATCCGGCCTACCTTCACCAAGAGCCTGGAAGACATCACCGCGGCAACAG GgccagagagggaaagtgagaagGCCAGCATCTTCATGCACAGTAGTGGCGatg cctcCCCGTCCGCCTCCACCCTGACCTCCTCCTTCTCGGAGTCGGAGCACATGAGGAGGATGAGCAAGTCAGTGCCCTCGTTCCTGCAGGAGGATGTACGTTCACCCGATCCCCAGCTGCTCTGA